CTCGTCATCGCCCCGAACAAGACGCTCGCCGCGCAGCTCTACCACGAATTCCGGACCTTCTTCCCCCGCAACGCGGTCCGCTACTTCGTGAGCTACTACGACTACTACCAGCCCGAGGCCTACGTCCCCGCGACGGACACCTACATCGAGAAGGACGCGACGATCAACGACGAGATCGACAAACTGCGCCATGCGGCGACCTCCGCGCTCCTTTCCCGTCGCGACGTTCTCATCGTGGCGAGCGTTTCCTGCATCTACGGCCTCGGCTCGCCCGAGCGCTATTTCGAGATGCTCCTCTACCTGGAGAAGGGGAAGAGGATCGACCGCGACGAGGTGCTACGGAAGCTCGTCGCCATGCAGTACCAGCGCAAGGACTTCGACTTCCACCGTGGCATCTTCCGCGTCCGGGGCGACGTGGTGGAAATCTTTCCGGCGTACGAGGAAAACCGGGCCGTCCGGGTCGAATTTTTCGGCGACACGGTGGAGGCGATCGCCGAGGTCGACCCCCTCCGCGGCAAGGTCCTGCGCCGGATGGATTCCGTGGCGATCTATCCGGCGAGCCACTACGTCTCGACCGCTTCGGGCCTCGAGAAAGCGATCGCCTCGATCCGGGCCGAGCTCCAGGAGAGGCTCGCCGAACTCCGCGGTGCCGGCAAGCTCCTCGAAGCACAGCGGCTCGAGCAGCGTACCCTCTACGACCTCGAGCTCCTCGAAGAAATGGGGTTCTGCCCCGGGATCGAAAACTACTCGCGACACCTCGACGGCCGTGCACCCGGGGAGCCGCCCTACACGCTGCTCGACTACTTCCCCCCCGATTTCCTCACCATCATCGACGAAAGCCACGTCACGGTGCCGCAGATCGGGGGGATGTACCGGGGCGATCGCTCGCGGAAGGAAACGCTGGTGGAGTTCGGCTTTCGCTTGCCTTCGGCCCTCGACAACCGGCCGCTCAACTTCGAGGAATTCCTCTCCCGGATCCGTCAGGTCATCTACGTTTCGGCCACGCCCGGGGACTTCGAGCTCCGGGAGGCCGGGGGAGTCGTCGTCGAGCAGCTCATCCGGCCCACGGGTCTCATGGACCCCGAGGTCGAGGTCCGACCGGCCCGCAACCAGGTCGACGATCTGCTCGAGGAAATCCGGCGGAGGGTCGAGCGCGGCGAACGGGTGCTGGTGACGACGCTCACGAAGAAGATGGCGGAAGACCTCACGGACTACTACCAGGACCTGGGCGTGCGGGTGCGCTACCTCCACTCGGACATCGAAACGATCGAACGCGTCGAGATCATCCGCTCGCTCCGCAAGGGGGAGTTCGACGTCCTGGTGGGCATCAACATGCTGCGGGAAGGGCTCGACCTGCCCGAGGTGTCGCTCGTCGCCATCCTGGACGCCGACAAGGAGGGGTACCTCCGCTCGGAGCGGTCCCTCATCCAGACGATCGGGCGTGCCGCCCGCAACGCCCACGGGAAGGTGATCCTGTACGCCGACACGGTGACGGAGTCGATGCGGAGGGCCATCGAAGAGACGAACCGGCGCCGTCGGGCGCAAGCCGCCTACAACGAACGGCACGGCATCACCCCGCAGACGATTCGCAAGGCGGTTTCGGAACCCCTGGTCGCGGCCTGCGAGGCCGACTACGTCGAGGTGCCGCTCGAGGACGAAGAGGAGGAAGAGTACGGATCCCGGGAGGAAATCCTGCGTCGGCTTTCCACCCTCAGGTCCGAGATGCGAAAGGCCGCGGCGAACCTCGAGTTCGAACGGGCCGCCGAGCTTCGGGACCGGATTCGCCGTCTCGAGGAGCGGGCGCTCGAACTCCTCGGAGAAGAGCGCGAGTCGGTCGCCGTTCCCTGAGGACCCGCCTCAGGCCACGCTCACGTCGGCGCCGAGGGCGGAGAGCCGTTCGGCGATGTGCTCGTAGCCCCGGCCGATCTGGCTCGCGTTGTCGATCACGCTCTGTCCTTCGGCGCAGAGCGCGGCGATGAGGAGCGCCATTCCGGCCCGGATGTCGGGGCTCACGAGATTCTGCCCGTAGAGCCGGGAAGGTCCGATCACGACCGCCCGGTGGGGGTCGCAGAGGACGATCCGCGCACCCATGGAAATCAGGCGGTCGACGAAGTAGAGGCGACTTTCGTAGAGCTTTTCGTGGATCAGGACGGCGCCCCGGGCTTGCGTCGCGACCACCGTCGCGATGCTGATGAGGTCGGCGGGAAAGCCGGGCCACGGGGCGTCGTCGATCTTGGGCAGCGCGTGGCCGTGATCGTCGACGACTTCGAGGCGTTGCTCCCCGGGGACGACGATGTCCGAGCCGTCCACCGTCCATTCCACTCCGAGGCGGCCGAACATGATCCGCGTCATCTCGTGTTCCTCGGGCCGGCAGTCCCGGAGCCGGAGCGTGCTGCCCGTGACGGCGGCGAGCCCGATGAAACTCCCGACCTCGAGGTAGTCGGGGCCGAGCTCGTAGGACGCACCGTGGAGACGCTCGACGCCGTGGATCACCAGCCGGTTCGTTCCGATTCCCTCGATCGAGGCGCCCATGCGCACGAGGAGATGGCAGAGGTCCTGCACGTGGGGCTCGGAGGCGGCGTTGCGCAGCACCGTCGTTCCCTCGGCCAGAACGGCGGCCATGAGCGCATTTTCCGTGGCCGTCACGCTCATCTCGTCGAGGAGGATTTCGGCTCCCCGGAGCTTGGAGGCGCGCAGGCGATACCCGTCGCGACCCGCTTCGATCCTCGCG
The sequence above is a segment of the Candidatus Binatia bacterium genome. Coding sequences within it:
- the uvrB gene encoding UvrABC system protein B → MGSQERFELVADFEPRGDQPQAIEELVRGVLEGRRSQVLLGVTGSGKTFTMAQVVARVNRPTLVIAPNKTLAAQLYHEFRTFFPRNAVRYFVSYYDYYQPEAYVPATDTYIEKDATINDEIDKLRHAATSALLSRRDVLIVASVSCIYGLGSPERYFEMLLYLEKGKRIDRDEVLRKLVAMQYQRKDFDFHRGIFRVRGDVVEIFPAYEENRAVRVEFFGDTVEAIAEVDPLRGKVLRRMDSVAIYPASHYVSTASGLEKAIASIRAELQERLAELRGAGKLLEAQRLEQRTLYDLELLEEMGFCPGIENYSRHLDGRAPGEPPYTLLDYFPPDFLTIIDESHVTVPQIGGMYRGDRSRKETLVEFGFRLPSALDNRPLNFEEFLSRIRQVIYVSATPGDFELREAGGVVVEQLIRPTGLMDPEVEVRPARNQVDDLLEEIRRRVERGERVLVTTLTKKMAEDLTDYYQDLGVRVRYLHSDIETIERVEIIRSLRKGEFDVLVGINMLREGLDLPEVSLVAILDADKEGYLRSERSLIQTIGRAARNAHGKVILYADTVTESMRRAIEETNRRRRAQAAYNERHGITPQTIRKAVSEPLVAACEADYVEVPLEDEEEEEYGSREEILRRLSTLRSEMRKAAANLEFERAAELRDRIRRLEERALELLGEERESVAVP
- the murA gene encoding UDP-N-acetylglucosamine 1-carboxyvinyltransferase, which gives rise to MDRLVVRGGKRLRGTVAIAGNKNAAGPALAAALLTEEPVVVGRVPEVQDVAVFRGILEGLGAEVLRREDGSWEVRSRGVHSRRVDPELGRKIRMSLLCAGPLLARFGEAVFPPPGGDVIGRRRIDTHLLAFAQLGARIEAGRDGYRLRASKLRGAEILLDEMSVTATENALMAAVLAEGTTVLRNAASEPHVQDLCHLLVRMGASIEGIGTNRLVIHGVERLHGASYELGPDYLEVGSFIGLAAVTGSTLRLRDCRPEEHEMTRIMFGRLGVEWTVDGSDIVVPGEQRLEVVDDHGHALPKIDDAPWPGFPADLISIATVVATQARGAVLIHEKLYESRLYFVDRLISMGARIVLCDPHRAVVIGPSRLYGQNLVSPDIRAGMALLIAALCAEGQSVIDNASQIGRGYEHIAERLSALGADVSVA